The genome window TCAGCGTCTCAGCCGCATGAGCCAACGCTTCCAGCCGGGGCAACCCGAGGAACCCGCAAGTCCCCTTGATGGTATGAACCAATCGGAAAACGTTATCTAGAATCTTCGCGTTGTTCGGTTCTTGCTCGAACTTCACGAGTTCGACGTCGACGACGTCAAGGCTCTCGTTCGTTTCGGTTAGGAACTCGCTAAGCAAGTCGTCCATGGTCAAACTCACCCGACTGGTTACTGGTACACAGCCCGGATCTAATGTCCGGGCAACCCATCCCTCGTCGAAGAGCATGCCGTCGAAACAGTTAAGATAAATTGAAACCAGACAACTACGTTTGGCGCTAAATCATGTTGCCGATGCAGCAGTGATTTTAACTCCGTCATCTTCCTTAATGACTTCTAAACTCATACCCGAATCCCGAGCAAGCAGCGCTGCATACACCGGCTGCACCGTATGCGCGTCAATCCGCTCGGGTTCGTTGCCCGCCATCATGTCGAGAACCAGCGCCGGCACCTTGGTCGTCGAGCCGGTGACCTTGAGTTCGAAGGTCGGCGTTTGCGGATCGCCTTCCATCCTCACGGTGATAAGGCCGCCACGCGGAACACACTGGTTGGCCAACAGGATGAGGTTGAGGAGCAGCTTGACACGGTTCTTCGGCATCAAGAGCCGCGGCACCTGCCATTCCAGATCCGCTTTTTCGTTTGCCAGGAACCCGGCGGCGACCGACTGCGCGTCACCGAGGTCGATCTCCGCCCCCGCCGAACCGGCCGCACCGAAGGCAAGACGGGCGAACTGAAGCTTCGCAGAGGCCTGGCGGGCGCTCTTGCGTATCAGTTCCATCGCGAATTCCTTCATGTCTCCGCTGTCTTCCTCGTCCAGAACCTCAAGGCCGTTGGTAATGGCCCCCACCGGCGAGATGATGTCGTGGCAGACGCGGCTTGCAACAAGGGCTGCAAGGTCCAGGGCGCTGAGATCGTCGATGGCGGTCATGCGGTCGTCCTCGAATGGGGGCTGTCCGTCGATAGCGGATGTATCGCGAAGCTTTCTCTATGATTCGCAAGTCTTGCAAGGGTTACACCCGGCATTGCGCCCTGCCAAGAAAGGCAGGCTTTATACGGGAAGAATCAATATCCCACTTCCGCGTTTTGGATTTCCGGGTAGCGGTTCAAGACCCGTTCCACGCGGTCGACCAGATCGCTTCTCAGGCCCGCACCTCTTAATGCATAGTCCAGACATTCGAGTTGGGCCTTAAGAGTTGCTGATTGCGCCTTGGGCACGGAACCGCGGCGATAATGCTGAGGCTGCTTCTGGAAATGGCGATTGAAGAGGCGATCGTGATGGGCGCAGACGTTTCGCAAATCATTGAAACCTGGCATCCAAGAATCAAAACCGTAAGAGCCGCCACCCCAAAATGGGACGCGACCTCCTATCTTACTGAATTCTGCAGTGCAGCGTACAAACGCACCGCAGTTCCGAACGTCAGAAATTCCTTGAGCATCCAAATCGGCGGCAGGGGCGGCTCCGTATAGGTGCGGCTGTAGTGTTTCGCTCTCTGGTCTTTCGTTTCGGCGAAAACCGATAGAATTTTCTTCAGCGCTTCCCTATGCGAATCTGTGTTCTTGAAGGCTCTGTCAACGAAATATGGATGGCTACCGAATCGTGCACTCAACACTTCAGACAAACGGTTGCGAAAAACTATTTCAAGATGACAAACGCTTGCGAAGCAAATCATTCGAAATTTGGTATCACACTCATACAAACGCAGTATATGCTGATAGGTTGTACCAGCTACAAATGGTTTGCTAGGTAGATTTCCATCTCTTCGACTGAGGAAATATATTCGAAGACGTTCGTAGCCAATTTCCTCAATATTTCGAGCCGCAACGTTTGGCCGAGTAATGACAAGACCACGACTGCGCAAATGAGCAACCCGCTGATGTGCCGTTGCGTGCGGTTTGTTAAAAGGGTTGGAAACCACGGGCAAGCAGCCGAAAAATAGACGAAGCTGAAAATAAGAAGGGCCGCCCTTTTGCACCTCTTTCGAGAGTGTGGCGACCCATGACCGTTTTAGGGTACAAGGATTGAGCCTATTGATCAATACGAAACGACGAAGGCCTCCCAGCAATAGAAGAGAGCACCTCCCTACCGCCCGCCGCACCCCTGGCGCTCCGCGTTTTCCTCCGCGGCGGTGATCTGGCTCTTCGGGTCTGCCAGGAAAAGAAACCGGTTGATCTCCGAATGAAACAGCAAGAGACGCGTCTCGTAGAGGGCGAATACCCTGGGATTGCCTGCCGTCACAAAACCGTCGGCCAGGGCGACCGGGTCGCATCCCGCCAGATGCGGCGCATAGATCTCCGGGTCCGCCTCGAACGCAGCCTGGTTCCCTTCGTTCACGAAGACCCAGATCGTCCCGCCCCAGCGCACCTCGTGGCGCGGCAGGCCCTCGCGTGGCCGGCGTACGATGAAATAGGCAACCGGGTCGTGCCCGCCGAGCGCATATCCGCTCATCGTGTCGGTGGCAAAATCCTGGGCACGCGCGTCCGAAGTGGCGAGCGTCGCGGCGATAACCGCCATTGCCAGCCTCCACCATAATGTCTTCGGAATTCGATTACACTCTGACACCGAATCAACTCCGACGAATGCAACGGAACGAATGTGCGTCACCACCGTCCGCTTGGCCAATTCCTTCAAGACCGCCTGCGCAGCGCAGCCTCGTTCCGTCCGTTCACCGTGCATCGGCGCCCCGACGTCAAACACGCGGCCGCCAGTCTGAGAGGACACTAAACATGATTCCGCACCGCGCGTCCGCTCCCCGCCATTCCATGCGAACCGGATTTCGAGCCATCGCACTCGCCCTCGCGTTCGCAACGGCGATCGTCCTGGCCCCCACCGCCAGAGCGCAGCAGCCGGAAGAATACAGCCAGGACGAACTTCTCAACGCCGGCCACCGCTTTTTCGGCCAGATATCCGGAGGCCTCGCCTCGGTGATCGAACGTGCGGTTTCGCAATACGGCCAACCGAACGGCTATATTCTCGGCGAAGAGGGCTCCGGCGCGCTTTTGGCGGGCGCGCGCTACGGCGAGGGACAACTCTACACCCGCAACGCCGGCACGCACAAAGTGTTCTGGCAGGGCCCGTCCTTCGGCTGGGACGTGGGCGCCGACGGCGCCCGGACGATGATGCTCGTCTACAACCTGCCCGACACCAACGCGATCCTGCGCCGCTATGTCGGAGTCGCCGGCTCCGCCTATCTGGTCGGCGGCTTCGGCATGACCGTGCTGTCCAACCATGACATCTATGTGGTCCCCGTGCGCGCCGGCGTCGGCGCACGGCTCGGCGTCAATATCGGATACCTCAAGTTCACCGCCGAACCGACATGGAACCCGTTCTGACTGCACGCGCGCGCGCGCGCTTTCACAGCTCCCGCTTGGCGGAAGACCGGACGTCAGGTAAGCAGGAGGGATCGGAGCGGGCGGAAACGCGCGCCATCCGGATCCGCGCGAAACGAAATGGTGGTGGTCGGTCTTGATTGAAGCGGCAATGCTTGTGGCACTGGGTGCCTGCCTCGCGGGCCTCGTCGCGCTGGCGGTGCTGCCGGCGATCTGGCGACGTGCGGTGCGGCTGACACGGCAGGCTGTCGAGGCCACGAGCCCGATGACCCACGCCGACGTTCGGGCCGAGATCGGCAGCCTTCGGGCCGGACACGCGTTGGAAAACCGCAGGCTTGCCAGCGGTCTGGAACGGCTGCAAGCCGAGACCGCAACCAACCGGATCGCCCGCGACCGGGCGGAAAACGCAGCCAACGACCTGCGCAAGGAGGTGATGTCCCGCGACCAGGCACTGGCCGAGGCCTCAGCGCGCGAAGACGGGTTGCGGCGGGAAATCCAGCAGCATGAGGAAGCCGTCGCCATGGCGAAGGCGCGCCAGCGCGAACTGGAACGCAGTCTCAAGCGCATGATGGCAACCGCGGGCGAGAGCGCCGACACAACGGCACTTATGGATGAGGCAGCGCACGCATCGCCGGATGGGCGTTCCGGCACGGATGCCAGCGCCACCCGCGCGTCGGACCTTGCCAGGATCGCGGGGCTCGAATCGGAGATCACCTCCTTGAAGCGCAAGCTGGAAGCTGCCGAGCAGAAAGCGGGCGCATCGCCGGACGAGACGCCCGGATCCCCGGAACAGACCTCCCGCACCTCCCGTCAACGGTTTGGACAGCAGAACAACCGACTGTTTGAAGCGGAATCCAGGCTGATCGCCGCGCAGGCAGAAATCACGCGCCTGTCCATTCTTCTGGAGGAAGCCGGTCAGAGCGATGCCACGCACGAGGCTCCCGCGGCGACCACCGCCGGCAGCGCGGAGCGATTGACCGCCGACACGGAGCGACTGGAGGGAGAAAACGCGCGCCTGCGCGCCGAATTGCACAGCAACGACGACTTCATGTCCTTGCGCCGCGAGCTGTCGGATCTGGCCGCGTCAGTAGTGGCAAGGCTCGAGGAGCCTGGAACGGAAACGCAGGGCCCGGCAGACATCGGGGCGGAAACGTCGGCTGAGCCGCAAGCCGGAGAGCCTGAGCAACTGACCGGCACAGACACACAACAATCGCTTTCCGCACGGATTCGTGCCGCCAGGAAGCGTCTGAAAACGGAAGGCGGCGGACGCGACGCAGCGTCCAAGCCGTCGTCTGCGCAAAGTGATCCGGCAGCGAAACAAAAAGCCGAGGTCTGAAAGCCGGCCCCGCACGGAGCCTGTTGTCCCGGCACGTCGTCCTAAGGTCGCGCGCCGGTTTTCGATCCGGTACCCCGTTTCGGCATGCACAGCCCGTTCTCACGAAACGGCAATATGAACACACCTGTAGCGGCACATACGCGAATGACGCATTTGCCCGTGCATACAAAAATTCGTGCTGGAAAAATCCCGGATTGCGACCCGGCGCAAATGGTACCCCCAAGGGGACTCGAACCCCTGTTTCCGCCGTGAGAGGGCGGCGTCCTAGACCGCTAGACGATGGGGGCATCGCTGGTCTTCGACGAGAAGACCGGCGGTATAAACCGGGGCGACAACGATTGCAAGCATGTATCGGGGCAAATTCGTGTGGCGCCCCGGACCGGCCGGAAACCGGTGCCGGAACGGCCGACTCCCTATCGCGAAACGAAGGTGGTTTCGCCAATCACCTTGCCGGTCGCGGGATCAAGATACACAAGCTTGCTCGCCGCGCCCTCGCGCACAAGCAGGATCAAGCGTCCCTCGGCCAGCGCCATGCTTTCCACGCGGCCGTCCTTGCCGATGGCGATGGTTGCGGCTATATCGGCTGCATCCGGCGGCGAGGCGCGGTCGGACAATCTGTAGATGATCGCCGCGAAAACCGCCGCGAACCCGAGCGTCATGATCAGTCCGGACACGGCGAGCAGGCGTTTCAGTTTTGCCTGAAGACGCTCCGCGGCCGGGTCCAGCGGCGGTTCCGTCCGGCTGTCGTCGTCGTCGTCCAAACCCGGATGTGTCATGTCGATGTCCACCAATGAAACGCCGGATACGGATCCGGCCGAAATCACTGCCGGTCCGCAGGACGCGGGCGTCCGTCTGGACGCCTGTCTGGCGCGGCACGTTCAGGAAATCAGCCGCAACCGCATCCAGTCCCTGATCAGGGAAGGCCATGTGCGCGTCGGCGCGCGGACCATAGTCGAGCCCAAATACCGGGTCAACGAGGGAGACCGCCTCGCCCTCGACCGGCCCGAACCGGAGCCGGCGGAGCCGGAAGCCCAGGATATTCCGCTTGTCGTCGCCTATGAAGACGAGCACCTGATCGTCATCGACAAACCGGCCGGACTGGTGGTTCACCCAGCCGCCGGCCACGCCAGCGGCACGCTCGTCAACGCGCTGTTGCACCATTGCGGCGACAGCCTCTCCGGCATTGGCGGCGTGCGCCGTCCCGGCATCGTCCACCGTCTCGACAAGGACACCAGCGGCCTTTTGGTGGTTGCCAAGACCGATGCGGCGCATCAGGGCCTGAGCGCGCAATTCGCCGACCATGGTCGCACCGGGCCGCTTGAGCGCGAATACTCCGCGCTCGTCTGGGGCGCGCCGTCGCATCTGAAGGGCACGGTCGACGCCAATCTCGGACGCTCCACCCACAATCGCCAGAAGATCGCCGTTTTCCGCTCGGGCGGGCGGACCGCCATCACCCATTGGCAGGTGCGCGAGCGCTTTCTGGAACCCGGCCCCCAGCCCAAGGGCGCTCCGGCGATCGCCGCGCTCCTGACCTGCCGGCTGGAAACCGGTCGCACCCATCAGATCCGCGTCCACATGGCCCATATCGGGCATCCGCTCGTGGGAGACGCCGACTATGGCGCGGGCTTTCGCACCAAGGCGACGCGCCTGGACGAGCCGGCGAAAAGCATCGTCCAGGCGTTTCCGCGCCAGGCGTTGCACGCCGGCCTGCTTGCTTTCGAGCACCCCGCCACGGCTGAGACGCTGCGCTTCGAAAGTCCCCGCCCGGACGACCTCGAAGCCCTGATCGGTGCATTTCGATCAATTTCTGCACTTTAAAATGCAAAATCAGGCCGTGTTTTCGTCAATTTGATCCTTATATTGAGCATTGGCGTGCCGTTTGGGCGCCAACGGGGATGCCTGAAGATGGAGGCTTTGCGGGGATTTCTCCCGCATCGCACCGGAGGGATCACATTGGGAGAAAGGGTGCATTCATGGCCCAGAACATTCCGGTTCTGAGTTCCGGCGAAGGCGGGCTCAGCCGATATCTGACCGAAATACGCAGGTTCCCCATGCTGGAACCGCAAGAAGAATACATGCTCGCCAAGCGCTACAAGGAACATGAGGATCCGCAGGCGGCGGAACGCCTCGTGACCTCGCATCTGCGCCTGGTCGCCAAGATCGCCATGGGCTACCGCGGTTATGGCCTGCCGATTTCCGAGGTCGTCTCGGAAGGCAACGTCGGGCTGATGCAGGCGGTCAAGCGCTTCGAGCCGGACAAGGGATTCCGGCTCGCCACCTACGCCATGTGGTGGATCAAGGCGGCGATCCAGGAATACATCCTGCGCTCCTGGTCGCTGGTCAAGATGGGCACCACCGCAAGCCAGAAACGTCTGTTCTTCAACCTGCGCCGCCTCAAGGGCAAGATCCAGGCGCTGGAGGAAGGCGACCTGAAGCCGGATCAGGTCTCCGAAATCGCCACAAAGCTGGGTGTCAGCGAGACCGACGTGATCTCGATGAACCGAAGGCTTGGAGGCGATGCCTCGCTTAACTCGCCGATCCGCGCGGATGCCGACAGCGGCGGCGAATGGCAGGACTGGCTTGTCGACGAGAGCGAAAGCCAGGAAACGCTCTACGCCAGGCAGGAAGAGCTGGACACGCGCCGCAAGCTGCTCGGCGACGCCATGGACGTGCTGAACGAGCGCGAGCGGCGGATCTTCGAGGCCCGACGCCTGTCGGAAGACCCGATCACGCTGGAGGACCTCTCCACGGAATTCGGCGTCAGCCGCGAGCGCGTGCGCCAGATCGAGGTGCGCGCCTTCGAAAAGGTTCAAAAGGCCGTGCGTCGCGGCGCCAAGGAACTGGAACAGCGCCCCGCGGAACTCGCCGATCATCGCTGATCCGCCGCGCTCCATGCCCTGCCAAAGCGGCAAACACCACAACAATGCCCCGTCTTCTTGCAGGAGGCGGGGCATTTTTCTAACGTGATCCTAGCGTCCACCCACGGCCAACAGCCAAGCCGGCTGGAGCAGGACGCAATCGCCGAGGGATGCCGCACGGTGCAGAAAGCGAAAGCCCAATGCGGATGAACCGCCGCAAGCACCTCGCCGTTGCCGGCGTGGCCGGCGCCTTCCTGCTTCTGGTGACGCTGCTGCGCGCCATGGATCCCGCGTTCGTGGAAACCATCCGGCTGATGGGGTTCGACACCTATCAACGCCTCTGGCCCCGCGCCGAAAACGACTATCCCGTGCGTATCGTCGACATCGACGAGCGTTCGCTCGCCATCCACGGGCAATGGCCCTGGCGGCGCGACACGCTCGCCGACCTGACCGATGCGCTGGCGGAGATGGGGGCGGCCGTTGTCGCCTATGACGTGATCTTCGCGGAACCGGACAGGCTGTCGCCGCACCGCTATCTGCCAGAGCTTGAGGAAACCTCCGAACTCAAGGCGCAAGCCTTGCCAGACACCGACGCGGAGTTCGCCGAGGCGATCGCCCGCATGCCGGTGGTTCTCGGCTATGCCCTGCGCTCCGACGACAACGGCGGCACTCCGCAGTCCAAGGCCGGTTTCGCCTATGTCGGCAGCAATCCCATTGCCGGCCTGCCCGCTTTTCCCTCCGCCTTGAAAAGCCTCGATATGCTGGAGGCCCGTGCGGCCGGCAGCGGCAGCCTGAGCCTTTCGGCCCGCGACACCTCGGGAATTGTCCGACGCATTCCGATGCTGGTGACGAATGGCGAGGCCCTGTATCCCTCGCTGTCGATGGAGGCGCTGCGCGTCGCTCAGGGCGCCAGCAGCTACATCGTGCGCAGTGCGGACGCCAGCGGCGAGATCGCCGCGGGCGGTGCCGCAGTGACCGAGGTGAAGGTTGGCGCGATACCCTTTCCCACCACGGCGCTCGGCGAGCTTTGGGTCTATTTCAACGCCGACCGCGAGGATCGCTACATTTCCGCCGCCGACGTGCTCGACCGCGACAAACGCGCCAGCGTCCAGCCCGAGGTCGAAGGCCGGATCATCTACATCGGAACCTCGGCGATCGGCCTGTTCGACATCCGCACAACCCCGCTTGGCGAACTCGTTCCAGGTGTCTCGGTTCATGCACAGGCGACCGAACAGATCCTCTCCGGCGATTTTCTCTCACGTCCCGACTGGTCCTATGGCGCAGAGATCATCGCGACCTTCCTGCTCGGCCTGATCGTCATCGCGCTTGTCCTCGCCTTCGGCGCCGGATGGGCGGCCCTCATCGGCGGAGGGGTCGCCGCCGCACTCTATGCGGGCGCCGCGCATCTTTTTCTGACGAAGGGCCTGCTGCTCGATCCGGTCTATCCCACCGCCGCGAACCTGTTCGTCTACGCCGCCGCGACCGCGCTCCTCTATGTGTTGACGGAGCGCGAAAAACAGTTCGTCCGGACAGCCTTTGGCCAGTATCTCGCGCCGGAAATGGTGCGCCGTCTCGAGAACGCACCGGATTCGCTGAAACTCGGTGGCGAGATGCGCGACATGACGATCCTCTTCATGGACGTGCGCGGCTTCACGCCGATTTCCGAACAACTCACGCCGACGGAGGTGGTCGCTTTCCTGAATGCGCTGCTTTCGCCACTCAGCGAAGAGATCCAACGTCACGGCGGCACGATCGACAAATACATCGGCGACAGCATCATGGCTTTCTGGAATGCCCCGATGGAGGTGGAGGACCATGCCCGCAAGGCAGCGCAGGCCGCACTGGCAATGCTCCGCGTCGTGGACGACCTGAATGAAAGCGATGCCTTCGGGTTCAAGGCACGCAACATGCCCAAGACCACCGTGCAAATCGGCGTCGGACTGAACAGCGGCCAAGCCTGCGTCGGCAACATGGGGTCAAACCGGCGGTTCAACTACTCGGTGATCGGCGATGCGGTGAACATCGCTGCACGGATCGAATCGAGCTGCAAGGCTGTGGGCGCAGACTGCGTCGTGTCGCAGGCAACCGCCCTCGCCGCGCCCGACTTCGCGATGCTGGACGCCGGCGCCATCCCGCTGAAAGGCAAGAGCGTGCCGATCAGTCTCTTCGCGCTCGCCGGCGATCCGGACTATGCCGCTACACCCGCGTTCGCGGATCTTTCAAGCGCGCACGCCCGGATGATGCGTGCGGTCGCCACCGAGGATGCATCCGCTGCCCGCACGGCGCTTGACGCATGCCGTGCCTGCGCGCCGGCACATCTTGCGGCCTTCTACGACCGCTTAGAGGAGCGGATCGAGGCCATGGCGCCGGTGCTCGCGCGATAAAAACGGGCGAGATCAATTGCCTTCGCCACTTGGCTTCGACACCGGCCGGTCGCGCGGCGCGAACAGCTTGAACACCCGCCCGTCGAGCACGCAAAGACCCGCGAGCAGGATCGCCATGCCGGCAAACTGAACTCCGGAAAGCACCTCGCCGAGAAACGCCACGCCGATCGCGGTCGCCGTCACCGGCACCAGCAGAGTGACCAGCGAGGCATTGGTGGCGCCGGCGTCGCGCAGCAGCCGGAAATAGATCAGATAGGCGAAGGCCGTGCACAGCACACCAAGCAGAGCCATGGCGATCCAGCCCTGTGTGCTCGTCTGTGCCGCGCTCCAACCCGCACCTTGCCAGGTCGATGCCTGCCAGAAGGCCAGCGGCGCCATCAGCAGCGTCGAGCCGGTCAACTGGCCCGCGGCCGCAACCAGGATGGAGACACCGGAGAATCGCCGGGCGAAAGTTGCTGCGAACGCATAAGACAGGGCCGCCCCGAGGAACAGCATCTTTGCCCACAGCGGTTCCGTGCCGATGCCGAACAGACCCGGCGACAGCAGGACCGCGACCCCGACAAACCCGAGACAGATGCCGGCCACGCGATGGGCCTTGAGCACCTCTTGCGAAAACACCAGCGAGGCGACGATGACGGTGAAGATCGGCGTCGTCCCGTTGAGGATCGAGGCGAGGCTGGCGGTGACCTCGGTCTGGCCCCAGAATATCAACGAAAACGGAATGGCGTTGTTCAGGAGACCCATCACCAGAAAGGCGAAGAGCATGCCGGGAGCCACGGGAAACCGCAGGCCACGGAGCCGCAGGATCGCATGCAAGACGACTGCGGCGATGGCGACCCGCGCAAACACAAGAACAAACGGCGGGATCTCGGCCACCGCAAGCTTGGCAAGCGGAAAGGTGCCGCCCCAGATCAGGGCAAGCAGGCAAAGCAACAACCAGTTTTTCAGGCTCATAAGGGTCAGTCCCGACAATGGCGGTGTTTGCGCGAGGGGCGCAGCAAGGATGTCAGCGATAGCACCCCCAGCCGCACACCGACACCCGGTTTGCGATTGCGCCGTTTCCTGCAACCGACGCAATGCAGCCGGGCGAAAACAGCAGGACGATCAGACTTGTCCGCCTCCGCGATCCCGGTCAGGATCGATAGTTGCGCCATCCTGCCAGCGACCCGGACCTCGTTACCCGAATCTGAAGTTCGTCTCATTGTCCGGCTCGCTCTGAACGAAACTCAGATTCAAAAGGGTGGCGAGCAAATATAGATTTCCAGTGTGGTTTTCGAATTTGAAATTCGCACCGGAGGTTGCCGCAGCATTTAGACGAATTTCAAATTCACCACACTCGAGGGTCGCCCTCCCGCGAAAAGCTGCTTGTCCCCAATGCCCGACAGCCCTGCCCCGAATTCTCCGCGCCCGCTGCTCGTCCGGCTGGTGCCGCTGCTGTTGGCCGCGGCGCTCCTGCTTGGCGCCAACGGCCTGGCGATGACCGTGATCGCGGTGCGCGCCCGCGATGGCGGACTGTCCGACACGATGATCGGCCTGTTCGGCTCGGCCTATTACGCCGGTTTCATCGCCAGCGTTCTGCTGGCCCCGGGGCTGGTCCGGCGCGTGGGTCACATCCGGGTCTTCACCGCGTTTGCCTCGCTTGGCGCGATCGCCGTGCTGGCCCTCCTGCTGAGCGATCCGGGACCCGTCTGGACCGGCTTGCGGTTCCTGAGCGGGGCGGCGTTTTGCGGCACCGCGATGGTGCTGGAAAGCTGGCTGAACGCACTTGCCTCGAACGCGGAGCGCGGCCGCATCCTGAGCATTTACCGGATTGTCGATCTGGCGGCGGTCACCGGCGGCCAGTTCCTGCTGCCGGCCTTCGGCGCCAACGGAACCGAGATCCTTGTCATCATCGCCCTGCTGTTTTGCAGCGCACTGATCCCGGTCTCATTGGCCCGCGAGGACAATCCGCCAATGGCCGAGAAAAGCGGCCCGGTGAACTTCCTCGCCCTGTGGACGATCTCCCCGGTCGCGGCCGCGGGCTGCCTGACCATCGGACTGACCAATGGCGCCTTCCGCACTGTCGGCCCCGTCTACGCACAGGCCGTCGGCCTCGGGACCGAGAGCCTGGCGTTCTTCATCAGCTTGTGGGTGATCGCCGGCGCGCTGTTTCAATATCCGCTCGGCTGGGCCTCAGACCGCATCGACCGGCGCTACGTGCTCCTGCTGGCGACCGCCGGCGCAGGCCTCTCCTGCGCGCTTCTGGCAGGCGTCGTCTCGCCGATCGCGATCTTCATCGGCGGCTTCCTCTTCGGCGGCTTCGCCCTGCCGCTCTATTCGCTCTCCGCCGCACATGCCAACGATCACGCGCGACCCGGGCAATTCGTCGAACTGGCCGCCGGCCTGACCATGTTCTTCGCCATCGGCGCGATGGCCGGACCGCTGGTTGCCTCGCTGGTGATGGAGCGCTTCGGCCCCTCGGCATTTTTCGTCTATACGGCAAGCCTGCATCTCGCCTTCGTCGGCTTTGTCATCCTGCGCCTGGCCTCACGCGATGCCGTCCCGGCCGAGCGCCGCAAACGCTTCGTCTGGCTTTTGCGCAACTCGCCGGCGATCTTCCGTCTTGCACGCACGGGTCGCAAAGCAGGGCGAAGCGCCAA of Stappia sp. ES.058 contains these proteins:
- the chpT gene encoding histidine phosphotransferase ChpT, with the translated sequence MTAIDDLSALDLAALVASRVCHDIISPVGAITNGLEVLDEEDSGDMKEFAMELIRKSARQASAKLQFARLAFGAAGSAGAEIDLGDAQSVAAGFLANEKADLEWQVPRLLMPKNRVKLLLNLILLANQCVPRGGLITVRMEGDPQTPTFELKVTGSTTKVPALVLDMMAGNEPERIDAHTVQPVYAALLARDSGMSLEVIKEDDGVKITAASAT
- a CDS encoding Abi family protein encodes the protein MRRAVGRCSLLLLGGLRRFVLINRLNPCTLKRSWVATLSKEVQKGGPSYFQLRLFFGCLPVVSNPFNKPHATAHQRVAHLRSRGLVITRPNVAARNIEEIGYERLRIYFLSRRDGNLPSKPFVAGTTYQHILRLYECDTKFRMICFASVCHLEIVFRNRLSEVLSARFGSHPYFVDRAFKNTDSHREALKKILSVFAETKDQRAKHYSRTYTEPPLPPIWMLKEFLTFGTAVRLYAALQNSVR
- a CDS encoding YHS domain-containing (seleno)protein translates to MAVIAATLATSDARAQDFATDTMSGYALGGHDPVAYFIVRRPREGLPRHEVRWGGTIWVFVNEGNQAAFEADPEIYAPHLAGCDPVALADGFVTAGNPRVFALYETRLLLFHSEINRFLFLADPKSQITAAEENAERQGCGGR
- a CDS encoding DUF1134 domain-containing protein — encoded protein: MIPHRASAPRHSMRTGFRAIALALAFATAIVLAPTARAQQPEEYSQDELLNAGHRFFGQISGGLASVIERAVSQYGQPNGYILGEEGSGALLAGARYGEGQLYTRNAGTHKVFWQGPSFGWDVGADGARTMMLVYNLPDTNAILRRYVGVAGSAYLVGGFGMTVLSNHDIYVVPVRAGVGARLGVNIGYLKFTAEPTWNPF
- a CDS encoding RluA family pseudouridine synthase; translation: MSMSTNETPDTDPAEITAGPQDAGVRLDACLARHVQEISRNRIQSLIREGHVRVGARTIVEPKYRVNEGDRLALDRPEPEPAEPEAQDIPLVVAYEDEHLIVIDKPAGLVVHPAAGHASGTLVNALLHHCGDSLSGIGGVRRPGIVHRLDKDTSGLLVVAKTDAAHQGLSAQFADHGRTGPLEREYSALVWGAPSHLKGTVDANLGRSTHNRQKIAVFRSGGRTAITHWQVRERFLEPGPQPKGAPAIAALLTCRLETGRTHQIRVHMAHIGHPLVGDADYGAGFRTKATRLDEPAKSIVQAFPRQALHAGLLAFEHPATAETLRFESPRPDDLEALIGAFRSISAL
- the rpoH gene encoding RNA polymerase sigma factor RpoH, with amino-acid sequence MAQNIPVLSSGEGGLSRYLTEIRRFPMLEPQEEYMLAKRYKEHEDPQAAERLVTSHLRLVAKIAMGYRGYGLPISEVVSEGNVGLMQAVKRFEPDKGFRLATYAMWWIKAAIQEYILRSWSLVKMGTTASQKRLFFNLRRLKGKIQALEEGDLKPDQVSEIATKLGVSETDVISMNRRLGGDASLNSPIRADADSGGEWQDWLVDESESQETLYARQEELDTRRKLLGDAMDVLNERERRIFEARRLSEDPITLEDLSTEFGVSRERVRQIEVRAFEKVQKAVRRGAKELEQRPAELADHR
- a CDS encoding CHASE2 domain-containing protein, giving the protein MRMNRRKHLAVAGVAGAFLLLVTLLRAMDPAFVETIRLMGFDTYQRLWPRAENDYPVRIVDIDERSLAIHGQWPWRRDTLADLTDALAEMGAAVVAYDVIFAEPDRLSPHRYLPELEETSELKAQALPDTDAEFAEAIARMPVVLGYALRSDDNGGTPQSKAGFAYVGSNPIAGLPAFPSALKSLDMLEARAAGSGSLSLSARDTSGIVRRIPMLVTNGEALYPSLSMEALRVAQGASSYIVRSADASGEIAAGGAAVTEVKVGAIPFPTTALGELWVYFNADREDRYISAADVLDRDKRASVQPEVEGRIIYIGTSAIGLFDIRTTPLGELVPGVSVHAQATEQILSGDFLSRPDWSYGAEIIATFLLGLIVIALVLAFGAGWAALIGGGVAAALYAGAAHLFLTKGLLLDPVYPTAANLFVYAAATALLYVLTEREKQFVRTAFGQYLAPEMVRRLENAPDSLKLGGEMRDMTILFMDVRGFTPISEQLTPTEVVAFLNALLSPLSEEIQRHGGTIDKYIGDSIMAFWNAPMEVEDHARKAAQAALAMLRVVDDLNESDAFGFKARNMPKTTVQIGVGLNSGQACVGNMGSNRRFNYSVIGDAVNIAARIESSCKAVGADCVVSQATALAAPDFAMLDAGAIPLKGKSVPISLFALAGDPDYAATPAFADLSSAHARMMRAVATEDASAARTALDACRACAPAHLAAFYDRLEERIEAMAPVLAR
- a CDS encoding DMT family transporter — protein: MSLKNWLLLCLLALIWGGTFPLAKLAVAEIPPFVLVFARVAIAAVVLHAILRLRGLRFPVAPGMLFAFLVMGLLNNAIPFSLIFWGQTEVTASLASILNGTTPIFTVIVASLVFSQEVLKAHRVAGICLGFVGVAVLLSPGLFGIGTEPLWAKMLFLGAALSYAFAATFARRFSGVSILVAAAGQLTGSTLLMAPLAFWQASTWQGAGWSAAQTSTQGWIAMALLGVLCTAFAYLIYFRLLRDAGATNASLVTLLVPVTATAIGVAFLGEVLSGVQFAGMAILLAGLCVLDGRVFKLFAPRDRPVSKPSGEGN
- a CDS encoding MFS transporter, producing MPDSPAPNSPRPLLVRLVPLLLAAALLLGANGLAMTVIAVRARDGGLSDTMIGLFGSAYYAGFIASVLLAPGLVRRVGHIRVFTAFASLGAIAVLALLLSDPGPVWTGLRFLSGAAFCGTAMVLESWLNALASNAERGRILSIYRIVDLAAVTGGQFLLPAFGANGTEILVIIALLFCSALIPVSLAREDNPPMAEKSGPVNFLALWTISPVAAAGCLTIGLTNGAFRTVGPVYAQAVGLGTESLAFFISLWVIAGALFQYPLGWASDRIDRRYVLLLATAGAGLSCALLAGVVSPIAIFIGGFLFGGFALPLYSLSAAHANDHARPGQFVELAAGLTMFFAIGAMAGPLVASLVMERFGPSAFFVYTASLHLAFVGFVILRLASRDAVPAERRKRFVWLLRNSPAIFRLARTGRKAGRSAKP